In one Mycobacteroides chelonae genomic region, the following are encoded:
- a CDS encoding aminodeoxychorismate lyase, protein MAVAVLVTLDGEVHDPTVPLLYADELAAVRGDGAFETLLVRGGVVCKLEAHLDRMAASAAAMDLSEPDRPAWRTAVEIGVRQWNSTSSADAMLRLVYTRGRESGGGATAYLTIAPVPERSLLARRDGVSVITLDRGLPAQPADPLPWLLSGAKTLSYAVNMSALRYAETQGAQDVIFVSSDGFVLEGPRSTVIVDTGDALVTPFPEHGILHGTTQRALFEVAAAEGIPCRYEAVKPADLVAAQDVWMLASITLAARVRTLDGADRPAGPLAARLPELVDKAITLEF, encoded by the coding sequence ATGGCGGTAGCGGTGCTGGTCACACTCGACGGTGAAGTGCACGACCCGACGGTGCCGTTGTTGTATGCCGATGAGCTCGCCGCCGTTCGTGGCGATGGCGCGTTCGAGACGCTGTTGGTGCGGGGCGGTGTCGTCTGCAAGCTGGAGGCGCATCTGGACCGGATGGCCGCGTCGGCCGCAGCGATGGATCTATCCGAACCTGATCGGCCCGCCTGGCGCACGGCGGTAGAGATTGGTGTGCGGCAATGGAACTCGACATCAAGCGCGGATGCGATGCTACGCCTGGTGTACACCCGTGGGCGTGAAAGTGGCGGGGGTGCAACGGCATATCTGACCATCGCGCCGGTGCCCGAGCGGTCGCTGCTGGCGCGTCGCGATGGCGTCTCGGTGATCACCCTGGATCGTGGGCTGCCCGCGCAGCCCGCCGATCCGCTGCCCTGGTTGCTGTCGGGGGCCAAGACATTGTCCTACGCAGTCAACATGTCCGCCCTGCGGTACGCCGAAACTCAAGGGGCTCAGGACGTCATCTTCGTCAGTTCGGACGGATTCGTGCTGGAGGGCCCACGCTCGACGGTCATCGTGGACACCGGTGACGCACTGGTCACCCCTTTTCCGGAGCACGGAATCTTGCACGGAACCACTCAGCGTGCGCTCTTCGAAGTGGCTGCGGCCGAGGGCATCCCATGCCGGTACGAGGCCGTGAAGCCCGCTGATCTAGTTGCCGCCCAAGATGTTTGGATGCTGGCCAGCATCACGCTTGCGGCCCGGGTGCGTACGCTCGACGGTGCCGACCGTCCCGCGGGGCCGCTGGCGGCGCGGCTGCCCGAGCTGGTCGACAAGGCCATCACGCTCGAGTTCTGA
- a CDS encoding FABP family protein, with amino-acid sequence MTEPDPTAAEPRPSVGRNVPTFQDLPAPADTANLREGPDLNQAMLALLPLVGVWRGEGEGRDADGDYRFGQQIVVAHDGSDYLTWDSRSWRLDADGHFERLTLRESGFWRFAPDPDDPDEKQAIELVLAHAAGFVELFYGYPRNASSWELVTDALARSKSGALIGGAKRLYGIVDGGDLAYVEERVGADGGLSPHLSARLSRFAG; translated from the coding sequence GTGACGGAACCAGATCCGACCGCCGCCGAGCCGCGGCCATCGGTGGGCCGGAACGTCCCCACCTTTCAAGACCTTCCCGCCCCTGCCGATACCGCGAACCTGCGCGAGGGCCCGGACCTCAACCAGGCAATGCTTGCGCTGCTGCCCCTGGTCGGGGTGTGGCGCGGCGAGGGCGAAGGCAGGGATGCCGACGGCGACTACCGCTTTGGACAGCAGATCGTCGTCGCGCACGACGGCAGCGACTATCTCACGTGGGATTCGCGCTCATGGCGTCTGGATGCCGACGGACATTTCGAGAGGCTGACCCTGCGCGAGAGCGGATTCTGGCGGTTCGCGCCCGATCCCGATGATCCCGATGAAAAACAGGCCATCGAACTGGTGCTGGCACATGCCGCGGGTTTCGTCGAGCTGTTCTATGGCTATCCGCGCAATGCCTCGTCCTGGGAGTTGGTCACCGATGCGCTGGCCCGGAGTAAGTCCGGAGCACTCATCGGCGGGGCCAAGCGTCTATACGGCATCGTCGACGGTGGCGACCTGGCCTATGTCGAAGAGCGAGTGGGCGCCGACGGCGGTCTGTCACCGCATCTGTCGGCACGGTTGTCGCGTTTCGCGGGCTAG
- a CDS encoding response regulator, producing the protein MVALRVVIADDDVLLREGIASLLERSSFEVVGQARDAVNLMALVRAQRPDLVVTDIRMPPTHTTEGLDAARAIHKEFPGIGVLVLSAHVEVEYAIELVATGGGRGYLLKSRIGDVAEFLDALNRIAGGAAVLDPALVRELVVTRRQDHPIDALSQREREVLGVMAEGYSNAGIARRLWITESTVEKHVHNVMTKLNLTETDEYHRRVLAVITFLAGS; encoded by the coding sequence GTGGTCGCCTTGCGGGTGGTAATCGCCGATGATGACGTACTCCTTCGTGAAGGGATTGCCAGCCTTCTCGAACGTTCGAGTTTCGAGGTTGTCGGCCAGGCACGCGATGCCGTCAACCTGATGGCCTTGGTCAGGGCTCAACGGCCCGACCTCGTCGTCACGGATATCCGGATGCCGCCGACGCACACCACGGAGGGACTCGACGCGGCCCGGGCGATACACAAGGAATTCCCCGGAATCGGGGTGCTGGTCCTTTCCGCACATGTGGAAGTGGAGTACGCGATCGAGCTCGTAGCCACCGGCGGTGGGCGTGGCTACCTCCTCAAGAGTCGCATCGGCGATGTCGCGGAGTTCCTTGACGCACTGAACCGGATTGCCGGCGGGGCCGCGGTACTGGATCCGGCACTGGTCAGAGAGCTGGTGGTGACGCGCCGCCAGGATCACCCGATCGACGCCCTGAGCCAACGGGAACGGGAGGTACTGGGGGTGATGGCCGAGGGCTACTCGAATGCCGGTATCGCCCGCAGACTGTGGATTACGGAGAGCACTGTTGAAAAGCACGTCCACAATGTGATGACGAAGTTGAATCTCACCGAAACCGACGAGTATCACCGCCGGGTGCTGGCGGTGATCACCTTCCTGGCGGGCAGCTGA
- a CDS encoding DUF4118 domain-containing protein → MTLPFRPGAPPSATLGILVAAGFLVCETVAALLLRQIAPTERMGTIYLLGILVVSAIWGLRLAVLTSIASAITFDYVRDWPNGHVLSVELQNGVVHVIFLVAALVANGLASLARARTNEVEARRQEAAAIAEQQAGLRRIATLVAREVPPAEVFAALVDEMVHCLHADTAVLLRYEAGNNVTVVAASGEVGIGHVPGTQLTLDDDVPPEEALGFGASLSTPIRVGGNTWGAAVLRGDGLEVAPVNDFADLAATAIANAHTREELTASRARIVTAADEARRRLERDLHDGVQQRLASLRLRLGMMTAELPVGVPDLASQLAELNAGLVGVAEDLQEFSRGVHPAILSSGLRPALCTLARRSAVPVTIEVNVDGAVGESVEMAAYYVLAEALANAAKHSAASGVRVSVRCEGPNLRMVIRDDGVGGANPRKGSGLVGLTDRVEALGGQLSVSSPVGRGTSLDISIPIR, encoded by the coding sequence CTGACCCTGCCTTTCCGGCCGGGTGCGCCCCCTTCGGCGACTCTGGGAATCCTGGTGGCCGCAGGCTTTCTCGTCTGCGAAACCGTTGCCGCGCTGCTGCTGCGGCAGATCGCGCCCACCGAACGCATGGGCACTATCTACCTTCTGGGCATCCTGGTCGTGTCGGCGATCTGGGGCCTGCGGCTCGCGGTGCTCACCTCCATCGCCAGTGCCATCACGTTCGACTATGTCCGGGATTGGCCGAACGGTCACGTGCTGTCGGTTGAGCTGCAAAACGGCGTGGTCCACGTGATTTTCCTGGTTGCCGCGCTGGTCGCCAATGGGTTGGCAAGCCTGGCCCGTGCACGCACCAACGAGGTCGAAGCGCGCCGCCAGGAGGCGGCCGCTATCGCCGAGCAACAGGCCGGGTTGCGCCGAATAGCGACCCTGGTCGCGCGTGAGGTACCGCCGGCGGAGGTCTTCGCGGCGTTGGTCGACGAGATGGTTCATTGTCTGCACGCCGACACCGCGGTTCTGTTGCGTTACGAGGCGGGCAACAACGTCACCGTCGTTGCGGCATCCGGCGAGGTAGGGATCGGCCACGTCCCGGGAACCCAGCTCACGCTGGATGACGATGTGCCTCCCGAAGAAGCGCTGGGATTCGGTGCCAGCTTGTCTACCCCGATCCGTGTCGGCGGGAACACCTGGGGGGCCGCGGTCTTACGGGGGGACGGCCTTGAGGTTGCGCCCGTCAATGACTTCGCCGATCTGGCGGCCACCGCCATCGCGAACGCTCACACCCGCGAAGAGCTCACGGCCTCTCGCGCGCGGATCGTGACAGCAGCCGATGAGGCACGTCGTCGCCTGGAGCGCGATTTGCACGACGGTGTCCAGCAGCGCCTGGCCTCGCTGCGACTGCGGCTCGGCATGATGACAGCGGAGCTGCCCGTCGGTGTTCCGGACCTGGCCAGCCAACTGGCCGAGTTGAATGCCGGGTTGGTCGGCGTCGCCGAAGATCTTCAGGAATTCTCGCGGGGTGTTCACCCGGCGATCCTGTCCAGCGGCTTGCGGCCCGCATTGTGCACGCTGGCCCGGCGTTCGGCTGTTCCGGTCACCATCGAGGTGAATGTGGACGGTGCCGTGGGCGAGTCGGTGGAGATGGCTGCCTACTACGTGCTGGCGGAGGCACTTGCCAACGCCGCCAAACACTCCGCGGCCAGTGGGGTGCGGGTTTCGGTGCGATGCGAGGGGCCCAACCTCCGTATGGTCATTCGCGATGACGGGGTGGGTGGGGCCAATCCCCGTAAAGGTTCGGGACTCGTTGGGCTGACGGACAGGGTCGAAGCACTCGGTGGGCAGTTGAGCGTGTCCAGCCCTGTCGGGCGCGGCACTTCCCTGGATATTTCGATTCCGATCCGCTGA
- a CDS encoding MspA family porin, with protein MAAMEAPAALAEPVTMLPEDLDQVTPDGWHIHLNSYNEVVNSIPNLANATNSREAFVNLYSSATVSGGQGSILDSLFIMGYQLGCQSDVSSGLQLGGAVSGGVSGTGSLGSSNSIGGSAGAGATGYVQTDLEPGVIVDLPMSNMALNPAGRATLDVTNLHVKVDACGGDVTIRSYGYLRISTTNAHSSYAIYGEPIKI; from the coding sequence ATGGCGGCAATGGAAGCGCCCGCGGCATTAGCGGAACCGGTGACCATGCTGCCGGAGGACCTGGATCAGGTGACGCCGGATGGCTGGCATATTCATTTGAACAGTTACAACGAGGTCGTCAACTCGATCCCAAACCTCGCCAATGCCACGAACTCCCGTGAGGCCTTCGTCAACCTCTACTCTTCGGCGACCGTCAGCGGCGGGCAGGGCTCGATTCTCGACAGCCTCTTCATCATGGGATACCAGTTGGGCTGTCAGTCCGACGTGTCCAGCGGGCTGCAGCTGGGTGGTGCCGTGTCTGGGGGTGTGAGCGGCACGGGCTCGCTAGGCTCGAGCAACTCCATCGGCGGATCGGCAGGAGCCGGTGCCACGGGATACGTGCAGACAGATCTGGAACCCGGCGTCATCGTTGATCTGCCGATGTCGAACATGGCGCTCAATCCCGCGGGCCGGGCAACATTGGATGTGACGAACCTGCATGTCAAGGTGGACGCCTGCGGTGGGGACGTCACCATCCGGTCCTACGGCTACCTGCGGATCTCGACCACCAATGCCCATTCCTCGTACGCCATCTATGGCGAACCCATCAAGATCTAG
- a CDS encoding DUF1416 domain-containing protein, translating into MCSAPKQGLAIPAGVDVEKETVITGRVVDGNGQTVGGAFVRLLDSSDEFTAEVVASATGDFRFFAAPGDWTLRALSSAGNGTATVSPTGAGIHEVDIKIES; encoded by the coding sequence ATGTGCAGTGCACCGAAGCAGGGCCTGGCCATTCCGGCGGGCGTCGACGTGGAGAAGGAAACCGTGATCACCGGCCGCGTGGTCGATGGCAACGGCCAGACGGTGGGCGGTGCTTTTGTGCGCCTGCTGGATTCCTCCGATGAGTTCACCGCCGAGGTGGTGGCGTCGGCGACCGGCGACTTCCGGTTCTTCGCCGCACCGGGCGACTGGACGCTGCGGGCGTTGTCCTCGGCCGGGAACGGCACCGCGACGGTGAGCCCCACCGGCGCCGGGATCCACGAGGTCGACATCAAGATCGAAAGCTGA
- a CDS encoding sulfurtransferase: MARSDVLVSAQWAQDNLSAPNTVFVEVDEDTSAYDVGHIEGAVRLDWKTDLQDAVKRDFVDQQQFSKLLSDKGISNDDTVVLYGGNNNWFAAYAYWYFKLYGHQDVKLLDGGRKKWELDGRALSTDTVSRPATSYQAAAPDNSIRAFRDEVIAAIGAKNLVDVRSPDEFSGKILAPAHLPQEQSQRPGHVPGAINVPWSKAANEDGTFKSDEELAKLYADAGLDGEKETIAYCRIGERSSHTWFVLQELLGHQNVTNYDGSWTEYGSLVGAPIELGS, encoded by the coding sequence ATGGCACGCTCTGACGTACTGGTCTCCGCCCAATGGGCGCAAGACAACCTTTCCGCCCCTAACACGGTGTTCGTGGAGGTGGACGAGGACACCAGCGCGTACGACGTCGGCCACATCGAGGGCGCCGTCAGGCTGGACTGGAAGACCGATCTGCAGGACGCGGTCAAGCGTGACTTCGTCGACCAGCAGCAGTTCTCGAAGCTGCTGTCCGACAAGGGCATCAGCAATGACGACACCGTGGTCCTCTACGGCGGCAACAACAACTGGTTCGCCGCGTACGCCTACTGGTACTTCAAGCTGTACGGGCACCAGGACGTGAAGCTGCTCGACGGCGGCCGCAAGAAGTGGGAGCTGGATGGCCGCGCGCTGTCCACCGACACCGTGTCCCGGCCCGCGACGTCCTACCAGGCCGCCGCCCCGGATAACTCCATCCGCGCTTTCCGCGACGAGGTGATCGCCGCCATCGGTGCCAAGAACCTGGTCGACGTGCGTTCGCCCGACGAGTTCTCCGGCAAGATCCTGGCTCCCGCGCACCTCCCGCAGGAGCAGAGCCAGCGCCCCGGGCACGTCCCCGGCGCCATCAACGTCCCGTGGAGCAAGGCAGCCAACGAAGACGGCACCTTCAAGTCGGATGAAGAGCTGGCCAAGCTCTACGCCGACGCGGGGCTGGACGGTGAAAAGGAAACCATCGCGTACTGCCGTATCGGTGAGCGTTCCTCGCACACCTGGTTCGTGTTGCAGGAACTCCTGGGACACCAGAACGTGACGAACTACGACGGCAGTTGGACCGAATACGGCTCTCTGGTGGGAGCCCCGATCGAGTTGGGAAGCTAG
- a CDS encoding DUF4395 domain-containing protein, which yields MTTANSTPAISQVDVRGPRFSAWVTTTVLIVTLAVSAVSPTAAAVILGLQTVVFAIGALLGPHRGPYGTIFRTLIQPRLSPVTEREPIPPLQFAQLLGFTFAAVGTIGFATGVTLLGLIATAFALGAAFLNAAFGICLGCQLYPLVTRFRRT from the coding sequence ATGACCACTGCCAACTCAACGCCTGCAATCAGTCAGGTTGATGTCCGCGGCCCTCGTTTCTCCGCCTGGGTCACCACCACCGTTCTCATCGTCACCCTGGCGGTGTCCGCCGTGTCGCCGACGGCGGCAGCGGTGATCCTGGGGCTCCAGACGGTGGTCTTCGCGATCGGCGCACTACTCGGGCCGCATCGCGGCCCCTACGGGACTATCTTCCGGACGCTGATTCAGCCCAGGCTGAGCCCGGTGACCGAGCGCGAGCCCATCCCGCCGCTGCAGTTCGCCCAACTGCTGGGCTTCACCTTCGCCGCGGTCGGAACCATCGGTTTCGCCACCGGCGTCACATTGCTCGGCTTGATCGCGACGGCGTTCGCGCTGGGCGCTGCCTTCTTGAACGCCGCCTTCGGCATCTGCCTGGGCTGCCAGCTGTACCCTCTCGTCACCCGTTTTCGCCGCACATAA
- a CDS encoding Ms5788A family Cys-rich leader peptide, with protein sequence MQARLEPMLTKRRAVDLCRVAGCCCCCC encoded by the coding sequence GTGCAAGCCCGCCTTGAGCCGATGCTCACCAAACGACGCGCAGTCGATCTGTGCCGCGTCGCGGGCTGCTGCTGTTGTTGCTGCTAA
- a CDS encoding thioredoxin family protein, with product MTAVIAIAVALLASSLIAVAIKSKSGKLRAGPGGADEAQAPPGIALSATGPTIVHFSAVWCGPCAAVRRVVDQVSAEQPEVAHIEVDIDANPDAARTLSVLSLPTTFIFDATGRQAYRVSGVPKAADLRTALQGLTQPG from the coding sequence GTGACCGCGGTCATTGCGATCGCGGTCGCGCTGCTGGCGTCGAGCCTCATCGCGGTCGCCATCAAGAGCAAGTCCGGCAAGCTGCGTGCCGGCCCCGGTGGCGCGGACGAGGCGCAGGCCCCGCCAGGTATCGCACTATCGGCCACCGGACCGACAATCGTGCACTTCAGCGCGGTGTGGTGTGGCCCGTGCGCGGCGGTCCGTCGCGTCGTGGACCAGGTCTCGGCCGAGCAGCCCGAGGTGGCGCATATAGAGGTCGATATCGACGCAAACCCCGACGCGGCTCGGACCCTGTCGGTCTTGTCACTGCCGACCACCTTCATCTTCGATGCCACCGGACGGCAGGCATATCGAGTCTCGGGAGTGCCGAAGGCCGCGGACCTGCGCACTGCCCTGCAAGGCCTGACGCAGCCGGGGTAA